The nucleotide window GGACAAACAACAGCTAGTGGCCTTAAATACATTGTTCTGAAAGAAGGAACTGGTGCTACGCCAAAAATCGATAGTAATGTAAAAGTACATTATACAGCTTCTTTTGTAGATGGAACTGTTTTTGACAGCAGTATTCAACGTGGAGAACCAATTGATTTTAATTTGAATCAGGTAATTCCGGGTTGGACTGAAGGTGTACAATTAATGAAAGAAGGGGCAAAATATAAATTTTATGTTCCTTATAAACTTGCTTATGGAGATCGCGGTTACCCTGGTGCCATTCCTCCAAAAAGTGATTTAGTCTTCGAAGTAGAATTGATTAAGATTAATACGGAAACAACAAAATAATATCGCGACCAAAATTGCATGTAGATTATTTTTAGTGTTCAGTTTCAACCGTTATCGAAACTGAACACTAAAAAACTTAATACCTAACACTACTTTTTGAACTTCCAGTCAAATTCATCTTTGTCGTTGATTATTGCCCCTATTTCAAATTTAACAACTTCACCAAATTCGACTTGAAGGATAATCCAATTTTCTTCATTGAAGTAATTTTCGAAAGTATCAAATTCATCCAAAGTAAATTTGGTTATCCCTTTTTCAGCTAAATCCTTTTTTAAATCAGCTATTTTTCGGCTGATGATCTTATAACCAAATAGTTCCAATTCTGGACTTGAGGCCACTAAATATCCGAGTTTTAAATCCTCTTCTTCATAAAAAGTCAAACGGATTTTAAGCTCATTATAAACAAAAATCACATTATTATCTTCGTCTTTGTAATTTTTGTCAGGTTTGCCATAAACAGCAATAACATCATTTTGTTTCATTCCGAAAATGAGTTTATCAATTCCGTTTTTTGGATTTATTTTCATGCGTTTTGATTTATTAATTTCTATCTCATGCAAAGGTATTCTTTTTTAAAATACACGTTTATTAATTTGAATATTCAATATTAGCCACGAAGCAATAAAAAAAAGTCAAATACTACAAAAAACTTTTTATCGATAAAAAAAACACTATAAACCAACTATTTATTAATTTGGTATAATTATTGGGCTCTGACGATACAATATATTCTATTTAAAGGAAACCATAAAAAGCTACAAAAATGAATGTACTTCCTAAACTAAACAAATGGATGTTATACCTATTGGTTATAGGTAACTTTGTCTTTAGCCAAAATCAAAATTCAGAACCAGTAGCTGCACTAAAAATCAAACTTCAGAAAACAAATGTTGATACAGTCAAAATCAACATCTTGAACAAAATCGCCACAAGCTACCGTTATTCCAATGCGCAAGAAGGATTAAAATATGGTGACACCGCATTATCATTGGCTAAAAATATAAGTTGGAAAAAAGGAATTGCTGAAGCAAATGAGAATCTCGGAATTTGTAACCAAACGCTATCGAACTACAATCAAGCTTTAGTGCATTTGCAGAAAGCATTACAATTATATAAGCAAATACATAAACCGACATCTGAATCTGCTACGCTCAAAAACATAGCATTTGTTTATTCGGCTCGAAAAAAATATCCGGAAGCACTTTCTTATTTTGAAAAAGCATTAAAAATCAATCAACTCAGCAACAATAAAGTATCAATAATCTACAATTTAAATGATATTGCCGATGTTTATTACAAACAAAACAATTATTCAAAATCACTTGAATATTACAATGAATCCATTAAGCTAAATAAAGAAATCAAAGACAATAATGGTTTAGCCTATTGTTTCACCCGAATTGGCAACATCTATTCGATAGAAAAAAATTACCCAAAAGCGGTGAATTATTTCTCAATGGCATTAAACAAATACGACAAAAGTCAAGTCGAAAACATTGACAATACTCTTAAGCAATTGAGTGATACTTATATTTTAATGTCCAAGCTGAATACTATAAATAAAAACAAATATATAGCTCTTTCAAAAAAGGCATTGGTGCAGACATCAACAAATAAGCAACAATATTCACAATCTTTGAACGCATTGCAAGAATCTCTTCAAAAAGCAACCGCAGATACTACGAAAATCAATATTTTAAACAGACTGGCCAGCAGTTATTTTTACACTAGTCCAAAAGAAGGAATTCCTTATGGAGAAAAAGCCCTAAAACTGGCTCAAAAAATAAATTGGAAAAAAGGAATAGCTAAGTCATATAATTCCCTCGGGGTTTGCCAATGGGTACTTACTGACTACTATAAAGCTATAAACTATTTTTACTTTTCGTTGTCTGCATACGAAGAACTAAAAGATCTCAATGGAATTTCCGAAGCTTATAACAACTTAGGATTGCTGAATATTGAAATAAAAAAACACGATCAAGCCTATAAATATTTCAATAAAGCATTTGAAATAAACAAAAAAACAGGCAATAAAATATCAATGGTTTATAACTTGAACAATATTGCCTCGGCTTATTATGATCAAAAAAATTATACCAAAGCCCTTGAATATTATACCCAATCAAAAGAACTAAACCTTTCTATGGATGATTTAAATGGTTTAGGATATTGTTATTCCAAAATTGGACAAATCTATACGGATCAAAAAGAATATGCAAAAAGTCTCGATTTTTTCAAAAAAGCCTTAAACAGTTACGACAAAAGCCAAAACTATAATATTGGAAATAACTATTTGGCAATGGGAATCACCTATTATAAAATGGCTTTGGATAATCCAAACAATAAAAAAAAATTATTATCACAATCAGTCAAATATCTTAATAATGCCGCAAATATATTTTCGGAAAAAGGTATTGCAGACCGATTAGGAAAGTGCTACTTTGAACTTTACAAAACCAAAAAAGAACAAGGTGATTTCAACGAAGCTTTAATCTCTTTTGAAAAACATATAGCCATCAAGGACTCGTTGTTTTCGAATGAAAATCAAAACAAATTAAGCAATCTTCAATCTAAACGAGAAATTGAATTAAGAGATAAACAAATCGAGATTCAAAAACTAAAAATTCATAGTGCTTCGAGAAAAGTGTACCTGCTGGTAACAATCACAATTTTTGTTGCAATCCTTCTTGTTTTATTTTTTTGGTTGTACATATCAAAAAGAAACACAAACCAATTGCTTTTGGATAAAAACGAAGAAATATCAAACATCAATAAACAAAAAGACAAATTCTTCTCCATCATTGCACATGATTTACGAGGACCTTTTATAGGTTTTCTCGGATTGACCGAACTCTTGGCCGAGGATATTGACGAAATGGGTAAAGAAGAAATTCAATTTGCAGCTACCAATATGAGAAATTCGGCCAAAAATTTAAATGCTCTTTTGGATAATTTACTCGAATGGTCCAGAATGGAACAAGGATTAATTCCGTTTTCACCAAAAGAAAATAATTTGGACGAAATTGTAAAAGAATGTGTGAAACCGCTACTTGAAAATGCTTCCAAAAAAAACATAACCATCGAAACAGACATCGATAAAAACAACAAAATTTTTGCCGATCACCATATTCTGCAATCAGTGATTAGAAATATTTTATCTAATGCATTAAAATTTACCCCAAAAGGAGGAAAAGTAAAAATAAAAGGTTCTGAAGATCAAAAAAACACGATCATTTCAATAACTGATACCGGAATAGGAATGGATGCCAAAATGATTGAAAACATATTTAAAATTGACACTAAAACCAATAGAACCGGAACTGAAAACGAACCAAGTACAGGATTGGGATTAATATTGTGCAAGGAATTTATTGAAATACATAACGGAAAAATCTGGGTAGAAAGTATTGAAAATGTTGGTACTACTTTTCATCTCAGTTTTCCTCACGCTATTTCATAACGCAAAATCCATAAACCACTAGTAATTATTTGACAATAAAGACAATTTTGACTTTAAATTTTCTTTAACCTCTGCAAACCATTCATCTTTAAGGATACTCAATATGATACTGTCTCGGCGAACATCGCTATCTGCCGTTGGCATGTGGCTTCGCATAACACCTTCTACTTTACAACCGATGCTTTTCATTGCGGCTATACTTCGTTGATTATTATTGTCGGCACGAAATTCTACACGCTCCATTCCTAATGTTTCAAAAGCAAATTGAAGCAAAAGATACTTACAGTGTTTATTGAGTCCTGTACCTCTAAAATCTTTCCCGTACCAAGTATAACCTAATTGAAGAGTTTTGAACGGTAAATTGATATCGTAAAAACGTGTACTCCCCGCGTATTTTCCAGTTTTCTTATCGAGAACTATAAAAGGGAATTCTTTCTCGCTTTCTCTGGCTTTAATCGCTAACTGAATATAATTTTCAAGGTTTTCTTTTCCATTGGCACGGACTAATGAATATTCCCAGGTTTCGGGTTCATTGAGTGAAATATCCAATAGATTTTCTACATCGGTTATTTGTAGCGGACGAAGCAGAACCATTTCATCTTCGAGTACAATGTTTTGTGGGAATTGAAAAGTAGCCATTATTCTTTTTTTTACAAATTTAAAATAAAGACAAAAAAAGCTGTAAAGAGATTTACAGCTAATTCATTCTTAACAAAAATTTTATTCGTTCATTTCGTCGTAACGCACGGGAACTTGCGGGTCGTAAAGCGGACATTTGAATTCTTCCAAAGTATCAACCAAAAGGTTCATAGTTTTACCTTCCGTTCCATAACAATCTATTTTGATACTTTGAGGAGTGCTTATTACCTGAAAAGCTCCTTTGCCCTTGGTATTTTTCCAACTGTTTTCATCTACTTTTTCCCAATTTGAAAAAACTGATTTTATACGATTCAAGATTACCTGAACAGGAAGTATTTCCAACCCTTCTACTTCTTCTTGCTCCACTAAAGCTTCATAAACCAA belongs to Flavobacterium aquiphilum and includes:
- a CDS encoding tetratricopeptide repeat-containing sensor histidine kinase — encoded protein: MNVLPKLNKWMLYLLVIGNFVFSQNQNSEPVAALKIKLQKTNVDTVKINILNKIATSYRYSNAQEGLKYGDTALSLAKNISWKKGIAEANENLGICNQTLSNYNQALVHLQKALQLYKQIHKPTSESATLKNIAFVYSARKKYPEALSYFEKALKINQLSNNKVSIIYNLNDIADVYYKQNNYSKSLEYYNESIKLNKEIKDNNGLAYCFTRIGNIYSIEKNYPKAVNYFSMALNKYDKSQVENIDNTLKQLSDTYILMSKLNTINKNKYIALSKKALVQTSTNKQQYSQSLNALQESLQKATADTTKINILNRLASSYFYTSPKEGIPYGEKALKLAQKINWKKGIAKSYNSLGVCQWVLTDYYKAINYFYFSLSAYEELKDLNGISEAYNNLGLLNIEIKKHDQAYKYFNKAFEINKKTGNKISMVYNLNNIASAYYDQKNYTKALEYYTQSKELNLSMDDLNGLGYCYSKIGQIYTDQKEYAKSLDFFKKALNSYDKSQNYNIGNNYLAMGITYYKMALDNPNNKKKLLSQSVKYLNNAANIFSEKGIADRLGKCYFELYKTKKEQGDFNEALISFEKHIAIKDSLFSNENQNKLSNLQSKREIELRDKQIEIQKLKIHSASRKVYLLVTITIFVAILLVLFFWLYISKRNTNQLLLDKNEEISNINKQKDKFFSIIAHDLRGPFIGFLGLTELLAEDIDEMGKEEIQFAATNMRNSAKNLNALLDNLLEWSRMEQGLIPFSPKENNLDEIVKECVKPLLENASKKNITIETDIDKNNKIFADHHILQSVIRNILSNALKFTPKGGKVKIKGSEDQKNTIISITDTGIGMDAKMIENIFKIDTKTNRTGTENEPSTGLGLILCKEFIEIHNGKIWVESIENVGTTFHLSFPHAIS
- a CDS encoding GNAT family N-acetyltransferase; translated protein: MATFQFPQNIVLEDEMVLLRPLQITDVENLLDISLNEPETWEYSLVRANGKENLENYIQLAIKARESEKEFPFIVLDKKTGKYAGSTRFYDINLPFKTLQLGYTWYGKDFRGTGLNKHCKYLLLQFAFETLGMERVEFRADNNNQRSIAAMKSIGCKVEGVMRSHMPTADSDVRRDSIILSILKDEWFAEVKENLKSKLSLLSNNY